GACGCAGGAGTATGATCGCTGGCGGGCGCTGGTGGGCGACCCTGCCGGGAGTCTGATACCCGCCATGAACTTTCGGGAGCAGTTCGAGCATCATCAGCAATCGCGCGCCTGGGCCGAAGGCATTCGCGGCATTACGACGCTGGCCGTTGATGGCAGCCAGCTTCCGCCCTGGCGCGATGCTTCCTTGCCGGTGGGACTGATCCAGGTGGGCCTTTTTGAGAACCCCCATGACCCGGCCCGCCCGTATGTGAAGGATGTGCTGGTTGAAGTCCTCTCGCCCGCCGATCTGGCCGAGGGCGAAAACCAGAGCCAGCGCGCCCCTGCGCAGGGGCAATCCTCCTCCGACCAGAATGGCGCAGGTACAGAAAGCGGGCAGAGCAGGCAGGCGCCAGGGCGCGCACATCATGAAAGCTTTGCGTACTCTGAGCAGATGGTGAACCTGCGCCGCTTTGAGTTGGAGACGCAGGCGCTGGTCAACTGGATGCGTCGCTATCAGGAGCGGCCAGCCGAGGCGCGCGGGGCGTTTCCGCTGGTCTTCTACGATGGCTCGCTGGTAGTTTCGTTTGCTTTGACGATGCCACCCTTCTATCGAGAGCGTTATGTTTCGGCGGCGCTGTCACTGCTGGATGCCTCGCAAAACTGCCACGTGCCGCTGATCGGCTATATTGATACGAGCTACGCGCGCGATGTGACGACGCTGCTGGGGCGGCTCTTCGATCAGTTACCTGAAACCAAGCATCTGCACGACGCCTTGCTCTGGCAAGGGGCGCTGGAATGGGGTGATCGCACTCCGGCCTTTATCTCGGCGCGCGGCGACGTGCTGGGCGGCTATGGGCGCTTTCACGAGCAGGTTGCGTTTGTGTATATGCAGACGGTGAGCCATCGCCCCCCGGCGCGGCTGGAGTTTCCGCGCTGGATGCTGGAAGAAGGTATACTCGACGCCGCGCTGGATGTCGTGCGCGCTGAAGTGATTATCGGCAATGGCTATCCCTACGCCATCGAGGCGGCTGACGCGGTGGCTGTGATCTCTCTGCGTGACCGCGAGGAGTTTTATCGCCTCTTCCAGGAGTTCGCGGCCCGCAACGATCTGGGACTCTCTTTCTCCTCGAAAGCCCTGAGCAAAAGCCGCCGACGGGTATAACCGCAGAGTCATAGGGATGCCGCGCGTGCTATAATAGGGCAGATTTTCCTGGGTCAGCATACGCTGACTCGTTTATCATACGTGGTCTATGTATCAACAGCACATGCCATTGAAACCTGAAGCCCTCGATGGCATGGCGCAGGGGTGAGGAATATGGCGCGAATTGCTGGACAATTCGGGGGCGGCGGAGCGATGCAGGGAGGCGGGGGCAACCCGGTGATGCGGGCGCGGCAGGCCCTTGGTGAAGGCCGATTTGATGAAGCCGAGCGGCTCTCTCGTCGTCGGCTGGAGCGTAAGCCCGATGATTTTATGGCGCGGCTGGTGCTGGCGCAGGCGTTATTACAATTGCAGCAGGCAGATGAGGCGGCTGAGCACGCGCAGCGGGCGGCGGATGCCCAGCCAAACAACGCTGACGCGCAGTTGACGCTCGCTGCGGCGCTTTCTCAGACCCAAAACCGGGCGGCGCTGGTACGCGCGGAAGCGGCGGCGCGTAAGGCGTGCGCCTTAAGGCCGCGCGATGCGAAACCACGAGTGCAGCTTGCCGAGGTGGCGATGGCGCAGCGTCACATGAAAGAGGCGAAGGCGGCTGCCGATGAAGCGATCAAGCTGGACCCGCGTCTGGCGGAAGCCCATCTGGTTCGCGGGCTAATCCTTTTGCAAGATGGCGACACCGAGGGCGCTGCGGAGGCTTCGCGCGCTGCTACCCGCGCGAAGCGAGACCTGGCCCCAGCCTATTTTACACTGGCGCTCTCGCTGAATAAGTTGAAACAGGCAGACGAGGCAGAGCAGGCGCTGGACAAAGCGCAAGAATTGAACGCGCCTATCCCTCCGGCTCAGTTGTATGGGCTGCGCGGCCAGATTTATCTGAAGCAGAACAGGTTTCGGCAATCGGCGGGCGCTTATGCGCTGGCACAGCGATCATCCGGGCGTCCAGGGTTTATCGCGTGGCCGCTGGGTGTAGTGATTACCTTTTTTAGTTTCTTCAGCAGGTTTGGCTCCTGGGGGCCGCCAGTGGCAATTGCGGTGGTGGCGCTGGCGATTCTCTTTGGCCTGAACGCTATCCCGGTAGCCGGACACTGGCTGGTGGCGGCAGTTCTGCTGGCGCTGGTCGGCTCGTTGATCTTTGGCTATGTGCGCGGCGTGCAATCGGGCGCGCTGGGCCTGGGGCGGTTCTTCAGCATCACCGGCGTGACGCTGATCAGCCTGATTATCGCGCTCGTTATGGGGGGCGCTGCGTTCCTGGCGGTCTTTATCCCGGCAGGCTCGTTGCAGGCGACAGGGTACCCTGACTGGGCAGTACCAGTCGGCCTGGCAGTGGGCGCGGCCTTTGGCTTGATTGCGGCGGGCCTTTCCGCGTGGCAGTTGCTCAAGATAGTTCGCTCCTAGCGAGGCGGCAGAAGGAGAAACGCAGGGGCGCTGGCTGAACACATCTCAGCCAGCGCCCCTGCGTTTCTCCGCTCTATCCCGCTGAACGCTGCACGCAACAACGATTCAACAGGATGTGGCATCAGCCGCGCCGCAAGAGCCGGGCGCGCGCTTCGCGCAGCCGCGTGGCGATGGCGGCGGGGTCTTCGCCTTGCAGGGCCAGTTGCTTGAGTTCAGAGAGGGTATTGGCCCAATCGTTGGCGGCAGGAAGATAGCGGGCATCGCGTGAGAGGATGTCCTGAAAGATTTTGTGTTCAAGTTGATGCCAGGTATCCCGGTTGCGCCCATCCAGGCCCTCATCATCGGGGTCAAAATCCACATCACGAGTCAGATTATGGACGCGCCTGACGAGCGGATGAAAATGAGTTTCGATGATCTCTTCGAGGCGCGCCAACTCTAATGAGCCAGCATCAAAATCAAGGATGCCGAGCAGCATGACATGGACAACGGGTTCCAGGCCATTGTCTGCTATCTTCTCGGCCTCCTGGCGACAAAACTCCTCGAAACGTTCTGCCAGCAGGTCAGGCTCACTGATACCATCAACACGGAAAGTGAAGCGCCAGAAGGGCCGCCGCTGATTAATCAGATGATGCGCCGTATGCTTCTGCCCTTCGGCTTCCTGGTCGCTCGCTGCTGCTCCCCCGGTGTCGATCTCGACATAGTAATAGCCGCGATCTTCCCAGGCGGCTTCTTCGGCGCTACAGGTCTCGATTGAGCCGGGGTTGTATATCCAGCCCGCGCGCTCGAAGGGCTTATGCACATGGCCCAGCGCCAGATAATCAACCAGACCATGCAGCGGCTCAAGCTGCGCCTGGGTGGGCAGGCCATGCAGTTGAGGCACAATGCCTTCGATGCCAGTATGCATCAGCACGGCGCGGTACTCGACACCTTGCTGGTCTTCATCGGCGCGGGCCTGTCTGAGACCAGCAGCGAGACCTTCAATGACGCGCGCTGTGCTGGCGCCAAACCAGGGCAGGCCATAGATGCGCAGGCGGCCATCGAGCAGATCGATATACGCGCCGCGCAGGGTGCTGGCGTCCCAGGGCGCAAGCTGAGGCGCGCCATCGCGCATGACAGGGTTGAGCAGGGAGAGGAGGTTCTGCCAGGCCAGAAACTGGAGCCAGGACCGGCCATCCCGATAATAGGAGCGGTCATGGTTGCCCTCGATGGCAATGACGGGGATGCGCTGCTTTTTCAGCTTCTGAAGGCAATCGTATGCCTGTATCAAGGTCTGCGCGTCAATGGCGCGCTTGTTGAAAAGATCGCCCGCAATCAGAACCGCATCAACGTTGCGCCGTATGGCGTCATCCAAAATATCCTGGAACGCCCTGGCAAAATCGTTGTAGCGAACTTTAGAGCCGTACTGGTCATAGCCGAGATGGACATCGGCCAGGTGAATAAAGCGTGCGCGCATCGTTGCCTCCGCTGGCGACAGACCACCAATACCCGATACTACGTACTTCTGGCGCGGCTTTCAGAAAATGGAAATGGACCTGCGCGGCTTCAAGCGGCTAGAACTGGAAGCCGCCGGTCAGAGCAGCCCGCACAGCCGCTGCCGCCACGACAAGCGCGGCGAAAGCCAGCATAAGCAAATCGCGCCGGATGTGTTCTGGTTTGCCGCTGAGGTAGATCAGGGCCGCTGGAATAGCGAACAGCACGACCAGGCCATAGACATAATGCAACTGATCTGGTGGGCGATTGCCGATGAGAAAGAGCGCGGCCCCGATGATAGCCTGAAGGAGCGCCAGCCCCGCTGTGACTCGCAGCGCGCTGCTAAAGATCGGGTTAATCAGGGGCTGGCGTGGCTGCGCAGGTGTCTCGGTAGCTGCTGGCGTGTTGCCAGCAGCGTCCTGCTGCTCGCTGGCGCTTGCGCCCTCTGGAGCCGCTTTCTTCATGGCCTGATTGCGAGCGATGAACAGTGCCAGACCCCAGATGGTACAGATGGTTCCGGCAACAACCAGGGCGAAGAACATGGTGATGTGAAGATTTATTAAAAATTGCATAGAGCCTCTCTTTGGAGCGCGTTATTCAAGCCTGATCTCCTTGTATTGGCAGTACTTTTGCTGGCGTGGGGAGATCGCGTTGCCTATTGGTTCTGTAACTATAGCGCGAGAATGCGCCCAGGCGCAAGGGCTGCAAAGAGGTGGCTCCGCCAATAAATTAGACGCTGGCAGGCGTCACTACGAAAACGAGCGGCCACCTGTTCCTGCCCCCGTTCCTGGGGATAATCTGCTTGAGGTTGGTACAGACAAGAGGAGCAGGAGATGATATGATAGGAGCGGCCTTTTTCTTAGACGTATGAACTGAAAAAGGGGATGAAGAGTATGAATGGCATGCGCATGCTGAAGCGCGCCCAACGCCGGGAATGGTTCTGCCGAATTGCAGTTAGCTTACTGCTGGGCGTTGGGGCGAGTGTGCTGACGTTTGGGGCGACGGTTCAGGCGGCGAGTTTCGTCGGCAACGGACTCTGCACAGCGGCCAGGCGCGGGGTCGCTCTGGCGCTCCCGGCGGTGGTGCGGATTGCCACCACCTATCAGGCGCAGCTATTCTATACGACTGCTGATGGCACTGGCGTGACCTTTCCCCAGGGAGGCGGCACGTATACGCTTTCGACGACGGCTTCAGGGGCATTCATCTCGGCCAATGGGGATGTGTTGACTGCCAATAGCGCGGTGAACGAGTCCCAGAACGCGCTTGACCTGTTACTGGCCGCGCGCGCGGCGCCCGACATTGCGCAGGCGCTCAATGATTCTAATCCGAGCCAGACCGTGACAGCCGCCGATGTTCTCAATCAACTGCTCACCGATTCTTTCATCTGGCGGCCCAGCATTGAGACACCTCGCTCAGTTCTCTACCTGAGCAGCCAGTACAGCGGCCCAACCGAGGCGAGTTCACCGCAAAACCTGCAAAGTTATCCGCTGACGATCCTGGCGCCAGGTTTGCCAAACCAGCAGGCCAATAACGACCTGGCACTTCTGCACGTTGATGGCTTGCGCGACCTGCCCACGATTCCGCTGGGCGATTCAAGTCAGATCTTTCAGGGTGATACCTTGACGATCATAGGCTATCCTGACAGCGCGGACCTGCCGCAGTCTAATGGCTTAATTGACCCGAACAATTTCCTAACGGCTTCAGTGAAAACGGTCATGGTGAGCGCCTTCAAGACCGCTCAAGATAGTTCGCAGCTTGTTCTGGTGGATGGGAACGTAGAGCAGGGCAATGGCGGCGCCCCGGCGCTGAACGCGGATGGACAGCTAGTAGGGGTGGTGAGCTTTGCTGCTGGAAATAGTAACGGCAGCGGGCAGGCTGGCTTATTGCAAATGGGGAATGCAGCGAAGAGCATGGCGCAGCAGGCGAAAGTGAGTCTGGCCCAGGATGCGTTTGATGAGCGGTGGGCGGCTGCCTATGATGCCTGCGCGAGCAGTGCGCCGGGCCACTGGCACGATGCCTATGCTCAATATACGCAGATCGCGCGTTTGTATCCCAATTTCAAGGGCGTCCAGCTCTATGTCAATTATACGAAGGCGCAGGCAGCCCACGAGCCTGCTCCTGGCAAGCTGCCAGGCTGGGGGATCGCGCTGATCGTGGCGCTGATTCTGGCTTTTGCTGTTGCTGGGTTTATACTGCTCAGGCGGCGCAGTTTGCGGGGGAGAGGCGCTTACGCGGGTTATGGTCCAGGACTCAATAAGGGTGCACCCTATAGTACTACTGACTATAGCATTGGAGCGCCGCCTTCAGGGCAGCAGTCGGGGCCTCCGGTGGCCTCAGAACAAATAGGCGTCACGGTTCCGGCAGGTGGCGATCTTTCGACGCCGCCCGATCCCGTGACGCCAGCAGCGCCCGATGCGCCGCCTGGCTGAGCGGCGCAACGCTGCCAGACGACTGACCTGTTCCGATGAGTACTATGGGGAGGCAGTGGAGCGATGCGATGATGTATAATTGGCGTGATTTGAATGCAAAGGGTTGTCTGGAGTAGATGTATTGCGTACAATGCTGTCCTTCATATAACCAGGGAAATACATGAGCATTGATCGGCAAGAGTCTTTGCGAAATCTAGGAGCGATGGTCGCTAGAATTCGCGCCACAGGGGGAAATGGCCGTCTGGCGTTGCGCAATACAGTGCGAATAGGAACGCTTCATCTCTATTTTGAGCAAGGTCAACTGGTGCATCTTGCAGGGAGCCGCGCCAGCATTGATGATGCTCTGGTCGATCTGGCTGGCTGGAGCGAGGGACTGGTCCGCTTCGATGCGGGGGTGTTGTCTGAACGCCAGACAGTCACAGCCGCGCAGCAGGATTTTTTCCACCGTACCCTCCTGCTGTTGCAACAACGCGGTGTGGTGGAGGCAGTACCACGGTTCACCTCGCAGATGCCTGCCCAGCCAGCGCCGCCTGCTCCATTGCCCCCTCGTTCGCGGTCTTTGTCTCCAGCAACGCCAGCGCGATTGCCCGTGATACCAACTTTGCCCCTACGAGCGCCAGATCAGCTTGATCCGAGGATTGGTGCGCTGCTCTCGTTAGGGGAAATCCAGCGGCCTGCGTATAGGCCGCCGCCGCCTCAGCGGAATTTTTCTGGCCCCATGCCAGCAAGCCCGCTCCCTGGTCCGGTGGTACCGGGTACGGCAGAGGTGCTGCTTGCGGCCAGGCAATGGGAGATGCTGGTGGAGGTGGTGAACGCAATGCTGGAAAGTGTCGGACACCTTTTTGGTCAGCGGCAGGCGCAGAATATCCTCCAGCATGTCCTGACGGAGCGAAGTAGAGAGTCGGATGTGCTGGGATTGCTCCAGGTGGATCGACAGGGATGGCTGCGCGAGCTGCGGCAACACGAGATGCTGACACAGTCAGTGCCGCAGGTGGCGTCGGCATTCGTCTTGCTCATCACCGATTTCGAGCGGCGCTGCGCGGCATTGCTGGGCGAAGAGAAGGCCCGGCAAATGATTGCGCGGGCCTTGTACCCCTATCATGATAGTCTGGCCGAGATCGGCATTGCGCTGAATTAGTATTCGCCGGTCTTGGCGCGGTTGTAGCGGGCGCTCAGATCCTCTTTGGTCTGACTATAGACCTCGCGCCCGGCAGCCACCGCTTTGTTAAAGCGATCTCTTGCCTGATCAGAGAGCTGGTCAATGGCGCCTTCAGTGCGCTTGCGCAGATCACCGCTTTGATCGAGAAGCAGGTTGCGCGTCTTTTCGCCTTCCTGCGGCGCGAACAGAATGGCAAGCGTTGCGCCAACCACAACCCCCAGCACCAGGCCAAGGAAGAAACCAGAACCGCGACGACTCATTAGTGATACATCCTTTCTGTTGATCTCCATGCAATATGACGGTACGATACGCTGTTGGTGCGTTGTTGTATCCAATAAGCAAGAACACAACAAACGGCGTCGGCAAGGAGCGCTTCCCTGCCGACGTGGTATAGTCAACCAGTTCTCATCTGTAGCCTGCGCTGCGCTGCGGCGCGGATTCTTGGAGCGGTTTCTTAAGAAAGACGGGCCAGGCGGGCGGCTCTGCTCAACAGAGATCACCCGCGCCCAACACTTCCTGCACCAACCCCAGCAGCGCGTCCAGTTCAAATGGCTTTTGCAGGACTCGGACGCCATGATAGCGCGACGGGTCGCTGGCGATGAGCTGCGAAACCTCTTCGGCCTCCAGAACAGCGGCTGTGTAGACGATAACCGGGATGTCCGCGGTGGCGCGATCAGCCTTGAGATCGCGGAGTATATCCAGACCCGATGAGTCAGCCAGTTTCAGGTCCAGGATCACCAGATCGGGCAAGCTTTCCTTCACACGATCAAAGGCTCCTCGGCCTTCCTGAAGGATAGAAACCTGATAGTGTTCATCCTCCAGAATCATGCGCATCAAGCGCAGCAGATGAGCTTTGTCGTCAACCACCAGAATTCGTTTGGTCACAGGGTATCCTCTGCAATCAAGGCGCCTCACGTCATTGGTAGCTGCCCTACGGATGGGCGCGCTGGCCCGCTGTGGCCGTCTCCGGCAGAAATGATGCGAGCGCGACATGGAATCAGCGAGATAGCCCCACGGGCACTTGCTGCACGATGGGATTGCTTGCTCCGAGCTTCCGCATATAGTGTACCATGTCCTCAGGAAACTGGCAACAAGACCTCTCTTTCATAGTACGGATGGTTTCAGCAAACCGGCAAGAACCCTCTTGACTTTTTGCTAGATTCAGGTAAGATGAGCTTGTACGACGCTCCCGTTAAAAAACCGAACCGGGTGTGAGTTTCTTTTTACTGATGACGTATATTCTAGTAGTTGCCGTCTTGTCAGTAGAAGAGGATGAAGGCGTCTTCTTCGCTGTCGGGCAGGCATAGGACACTGAGACGAGATCTGCACCAGGTCGGATGCACACAAGGAGAAACCGGCAGGCATGGCGCCTGACCACCAGCGCGAGGCAATGGCGCCTGGCGTCCCGGCGAAATTCCACAAGGAGAGGCATGGTGCAAGACGGTTGGTTGGATGAGCATAGACTCATTCAGGGGTTGCGCGCACGCAATCAGCGCATTCTGGAAACCCTGATTGCACAGTATTCCCATGAGCTTTTTTATTTCATTCGCCTGGTTTTAGAAGGAGTGGGTTCGATACAGGATGCCGAAGAGTGTGTGAATGACCTCTTCGTCACTGTTTGGCAAGATTTCGACTCCTTCGACCAGGCACGGGGTTCGCTGCGTACCTGGCTCACCATGCGCGCCAAGTATATTGCCCTGGATCGGCGCCGCCATCTCATGCGGCGAAACCCGTCCGGGTCGCTGGTGATGAGTCAACTGACCGATCAAAGCGCCAGCCAGGATCTCCCTGGTTTCGATGATCTGAACACCGAGAGAGCCAGTATGAACCAGCGAATAGATACCAGTCTTGATACGCTGCTGGAGGAGCGCGAACGCCGCGATGAAGTGCGCCGCGCTCTGGAGCGTTTGCCGGATCTTGATCGCTTGCTGGTCTATTTACGGTATTTCCAGCTCGCCAGCTTCGACGAGATCGCGCTGCGCACGGGCTTGTCCAAGCACGCGGTAGATACGCGGCTGTGGCGTGTGCGCAAGAGCCTCCGAGAGGTTCTTCGGGAGCAGGTTCATGGTACCCGGCTCAAAACAACCAAATGATTTTGACTTCTTCTCTGATGCCAACCAGGGACCAGAGGAGTCGGAGATGGAGTGGTATCTTTCGGCAGAGGCTGAAGATGATACCTTCTTGCTGGCTGACCAGATGGGCGCAGCAGACTCAGGTGGGGATCAACTGGTGACGGAGGGGGGGCAGCTATCGCCCGCCGATTTTTCTGCTGAGGAGCTGGCCCTTGCCCGCGATTTGCAGAGTCTTTTCCCCCTCGAAGAAGAGCAGTTGCCTCCGCGCTTTGTTCAGACCCTGACCACGCAGCCAGGGGATTGGATTGCTCCTAGCAATCTGACGCATCGTGTGACTTATCGCGTCCTGCGCCGCTTGCAACTGCCTCGGCGCCTGTTTGCTGGCGATGAGCCAGTTTTGACGCGCCGTCCGCGCGGCTTCCTTCCTCTGGGACGAGCGCCAAGGACGGCGGCGCTGGGTACGCTGCTGGCGGTAATGCTGCTCTCGCTGATTACTGTCGCTCCCTCCTTTGCTCAGGGGCTGCGCATTTTCTTGGGCCAGACCGGTGTCCAGGTCGCTCCGCGCTATCCACACCCCACCCTGTCCCCCCAGGAGCAGGTTCAGGAAATCTCTCTTCTGTCTGTACACCAGAATGTCCCCTTTGATGTTTTCTGGCTGGGGCCGACCCTGAACGGCTATGGGTTCCAGAGCATGGTTTTGCACATCGGCCAGCCCTGGGCCAATGGTCCCGTTGTTGAACTGCAATATAGTCGGCCTAACAGTATAGGCCGTGGAAGCCTGCTGGTGCGGGAGTTCCGCCCGGCCCCTGGAGCAACGGTGTTGCAGGTGGTGGCGCAGGGGGCGGCTCATCCCGCGCATGTTAGCGGCCAACCGGCACTTTATATTGATGGGCAATGGATGTATCGGCAGAAGGCGATTGTATGGCGCTATGGGACACAGGCGGAACTGCTCTATCAAGCCAATGGGTTGATTTTCTGGATTACCGCCGACCAGCGGGACGGGGTAGATCAGGCGGCGCTGGAGAACTGGGCGCAGCAGTTGGGGCAGTTGTATCTGGGGCAGTTGTTGCGCATGCAGCCAGACTCGTCGCAGCAAAGCAGCGCCCTGGTGGCAGCAGCCTTGAATTCAGATAGTCTAGGAGAAGTGGTTGCTTTGATTCCCGCCGGTATCGCCCCCGATACCGGGGCCGCTGTCTATATCGCCCTGGGCCACCCTCCTGAAGACCTTTAGGCGAAGCAGCCACCCGCGTATGTCACCCACCGAAGGCATGGGTCATCCCGGATTTTCTAGACCGTCTTGGTCAATGCTCCTGGCTGGTAGCTTCGCTGGCGGAAAGCCGCACCGTACCGAGCGGAGCGCCGCCGGGACGGCGGCTGAACGCCTCACTGGCGACCAGGGCTGCCCGTTCAGCGTTTCCACGTGCCAGCGTTTGGCCGCCGTCCCGGCGGCGCTACACAGGCGGCCTTCGCGCATCCTGCCAGCAAAACAACACAGCAGAGAGAATTCGGGATGACTCATGTTTGCTTGTCATCCCAACACGATATAATGAAGAATACCCTCCAAAGAGGGTAAGCCGCTATAAGAGAGGCAGGAGAAAGCCTATGCGCCCGGAGACACGTCGCTGGGAGGCGCGAGTGCGGCGTCTGGCAACACGCCGCTATCGAGAGCAGGAGGGCGTGTGCTATGTGGAAGGTATTCGCCCGGTGCTGGATGCGCTGGAAAGCGGGTTGAGTGTGGAGGCTCTGCTGGTCAGCCCCGAGTTGCTGCGCAGTGAAGTGGCTCAGCGGATGGTTCACGAGCAGCAAGGAGCAGGGACGCTGGTGGTGGAGTTTGCGCGGGCGAGCTTTGAGCAATTTTCAGACCGCGATAACCCGATGGGCCTGGCGGCGATTGTGCGCTGGTCGCCGCTGAGTCTGGAATCCCTGCCTGCCGGACCAGACGCATTGGTGGTGATGGCCGAAGAGATGCGCGACCCGGGCAATCTTGGGACACTGCTGCGCACGATGGATGCGATTGGCGGTACCGGTGTGGCGGTGGTTGGCTCCAGTACCGATCCGACCCACCCTAAATGCCTGAAAGCCAGTATGGGAACGATCTTTCGTGTACCCCTTGCCCGCGCTGCCAGCGTCGAAGCGTTTGTCCAGTGGGCAAAGGCGCGGCACATCTGGACGATTGCGACTACCGCCAGGCGCGGCGCCTCTTTCTGGTCGCTGGAGTACCGGCGGCCTCTGGCGCTGCTGCTGGGCAATGAGGGCGAGGGGCTGCGCCCGGAGACTATCCAGATGGCCGATGTGGTGGCGCGCATCCCGATGTGGGGTACGGCCAGTTCGCTCAATGTCAGTGTCGCAGCCGGGGCTTTGTTATATGAGATCAGGAGGCAGGAGACGGCAGGCGCGGAACGCTCACCTGGCGGGTGCTAACCTGCTGCGCTCGTGTGCCAGAACGGACCCTGGCGTCAATGAATTCGGTGATGCGCCGCTGAAAGCGAGCGATGTCAAAGTCTTCGGCGTGGCGACGAATCACCAGCGGATCAAACTGATCGGGCCGGAAGGCTGCTACTGCCTCGGCCAGCGCGCCAGGGCTGCGCTCATGAAAGAAGATGCCGGTGACGCCATCAAGCACGCTGGTCAGCGCGCCGCCCGCTCCATAGGCGATCACCGGGCGGCCACTTGCCTGGGCCTCCAGAGGGGTCAGGCCAAAATCTTCGGCGCCAGGA
This region of Ktedonobacterales bacterium genomic DNA includes:
- a CDS encoding DNA double-strand break repair nuclease NurA, with amino-acid sequence MLYASKVLAALAEKREHFQGFGADFGKQISGYREALRQLGPRYPTAASISAKLAGRTDAAPAGALPTQEYDRWRALVGDPAGSLIPAMNFREQFEHHQQSRAWAEGIRGITTLAVDGSQLPPWRDASLPVGLIQVGLFENPHDPARPYVKDVLVEVLSPADLAEGENQSQRAPAQGQSSSDQNGAGTESGQSRQAPGRAHHESFAYSEQMVNLRRFELETQALVNWMRRYQERPAEARGAFPLVFYDGSLVVSFALTMPPFYRERYVSAALSLLDASQNCHVPLIGYIDTSYARDVTTLLGRLFDQLPETKHLHDALLWQGALEWGDRTPAFISARGDVLGGYGRFHEQVAFVYMQTVSHRPPARLEFPRWMLEEGILDAALDVVRAEVIIGNGYPYAIEAADAVAVISLRDREEFYRLFQEFAARNDLGLSFSSKALSKSRRRV
- a CDS encoding tetratricopeptide repeat protein yields the protein MARIAGQFGGGGAMQGGGGNPVMRARQALGEGRFDEAERLSRRRLERKPDDFMARLVLAQALLQLQQADEAAEHAQRAADAQPNNADAQLTLAAALSQTQNRAALVRAEAAARKACALRPRDAKPRVQLAEVAMAQRHMKEAKAAADEAIKLDPRLAEAHLVRGLILLQDGDTEGAAEASRAATRAKRDLAPAYFTLALSLNKLKQADEAEQALDKAQELNAPIPPAQLYGLRGQIYLKQNRFRQSAGAYALAQRSSGRPGFIAWPLGVVITFFSFFSRFGSWGPPVAIAVVALAILFGLNAIPVAGHWLVAAVLLALVGSLIFGYVRGVQSGALGLGRFFSITGVTLISLIIALVMGGAAFLAVFIPAGSLQATGYPDWAVPVGLAVGAAFGLIAAGLSAWQLLKIVRS
- a CDS encoding exonuclease SbcCD subunit D, whose product is MRARFIHLADVHLGYDQYGSKVRYNDFARAFQDILDDAIRRNVDAVLIAGDLFNKRAIDAQTLIQAYDCLQKLKKQRIPVIAIEGNHDRSYYRDGRSWLQFLAWQNLLSLLNPVMRDGAPQLAPWDASTLRGAYIDLLDGRLRIYGLPWFGASTARVIEGLAAGLRQARADEDQQGVEYRAVLMHTGIEGIVPQLHGLPTQAQLEPLHGLVDYLALGHVHKPFERAGWIYNPGSIETCSAEEAAWEDRGYYYVEIDTGGAAASDQEAEGQKHTAHHLINQRRPFWRFTFRVDGISEPDLLAERFEEFCRQEAEKIADNGLEPVVHVMLLGILDFDAGSLELARLEEIIETHFHPLVRRVHNLTRDVDFDPDDEGLDGRNRDTWHQLEHKIFQDILSRDARYLPAANDWANTLSELKQLALQGEDPAAIATRLREARARLLRRG
- a CDS encoding serine protease; protein product: MNGMRMLKRAQRREWFCRIAVSLLLGVGASVLTFGATVQAASFVGNGLCTAARRGVALALPAVVRIATTYQAQLFYTTADGTGVTFPQGGGTYTLSTTASGAFISANGDVLTANSAVNESQNALDLLLAARAAPDIAQALNDSNPSQTVTAADVLNQLLTDSFIWRPSIETPRSVLYLSSQYSGPTEASSPQNLQSYPLTILAPGLPNQQANNDLALLHVDGLRDLPTIPLGDSSQIFQGDTLTIIGYPDSADLPQSNGLIDPNNFLTASVKTVMVSAFKTAQDSSQLVLVDGNVEQGNGGAPALNADGQLVGVVSFAAGNSNGSGQAGLLQMGNAAKSMAQQAKVSLAQDAFDERWAAAYDACASSAPGHWHDAYAQYTQIARLYPNFKGVQLYVNYTKAQAAHEPAPGKLPGWGIALIVALILAFAVAGFILLRRRSLRGRGAYAGYGPGLNKGAPYSTTDYSIGAPPSGQQSGPPVASEQIGVTVPAGGDLSTPPDPVTPAAPDAPPG
- a CDS encoding YtxH domain-containing protein; translation: MSRRGSGFFLGLVLGVVVGATLAILFAPQEGEKTRNLLLDQSGDLRKRTEGAIDQLSDQARDRFNKAVAAGREVYSQTKEDLSARYNRAKTGEY
- a CDS encoding response regulator, producing MTKRILVVDDKAHLLRLMRMILEDEHYQVSILQEGRGAFDRVKESLPDLVILDLKLADSSGLDILRDLKADRATADIPVIVYTAAVLEAEEVSQLIASDPSRYHGVRVLQKPFELDALLGLVQEVLGAGDLC
- a CDS encoding sigma-70 family RNA polymerase sigma factor, coding for MVQDGWLDEHRLIQGLRARNQRILETLIAQYSHELFYFIRLVLEGVGSIQDAEECVNDLFVTVWQDFDSFDQARGSLRTWLTMRAKYIALDRRRHLMRRNPSGSLVMSQLTDQSASQDLPGFDDLNTERASMNQRIDTSLDTLLEERERRDEVRRALERLPDLDRLLVYLRYFQLASFDEIALRTGLSKHAVDTRLWRVRKSLREVLREQVHGTRLKTTK
- a CDS encoding RNA methyltransferase, which produces MRPETRRWEARVRRLATRRYREQEGVCYVEGIRPVLDALESGLSVEALLVSPELLRSEVAQRMVHEQQGAGTLVVEFARASFEQFSDRDNPMGLAAIVRWSPLSLESLPAGPDALVVMAEEMRDPGNLGTLLRTMDAIGGTGVAVVGSSTDPTHPKCLKASMGTIFRVPLARAASVEAFVQWAKARHIWTIATTARRGASFWSLEYRRPLALLLGNEGEGLRPETIQMADVVARIPMWGTASSLNVSVAAGALLYEIRRQETAGAERSPGGC